The following proteins are co-located in the Macaca thibetana thibetana isolate TM-01 chromosome 6, ASM2454274v1, whole genome shotgun sequence genome:
- the LOC126956241 gene encoding pyrroline-5-carboxylate reductase 2-like, with the protein MSMGIIGAGQLAYALARGFTVAGIVSAHKIIASSPEMNLPTVSALRKMGVNLTRSNKETVKHSDVLFLAVKPHIIPFILDEIGADVQARHIVVSCAAGVTISSVEKKLMAFQPAPKVIRCMTNTPVVVREGATVYAMGTHALVEDGQLLEQLMSSVGFCTEVEEDLIDAVTGLSGSGPAYAFMALDALADGGVKMGLPRRLAVRLGAQALLGAAKMLLDSEQHPCQLKDNVCSPGGATIHALHFLESGGFRSLLINAVEASCIRTRELQSMADQEKISPAALKKTLLDRVKLESPTVSTLTPSSPGKLLTRSLALGGKKD; encoded by the coding sequence ATGAGCATGGGCATCATCGGAGCCGGCCAGCTGGCCTATGCTCTGGCGCGGGGCTTCACGGTCGCAGGTATCGTGTCGGCTCACAAGATAATAGCCAGCTCTCCGGAAATGAACCTGCCCACGGTGTCGGCCCTCAGGAAGATGGGTGTGAACCTGACACGCAGCAACAAGGAGACAGTGAAGCACAGCGACGTCCTGTTTCTGGCCGTGAAGCCACATATCATCCCCTTCATTCTGGATGAGATTGGGGCCGATGTACAAGCCAGACACATCGTGGTCTCCTGTGCGGCTGGTGTCACCATCAGCTCTGTGGAGAAGAAGCTGATGGCGTTCCAGCCAGCCCCCAAAGTGATTCGCTGCATGACCAACACACCTGTGGTAGTGCGGGAAGGCGCTACAGTGTACGCCATGGGCACCCATGCTCTGGTGGAGGATGGGCAGCTCCTGGAGCAGCTCATGAGCAGCGTGGGCTTCTGCACTGAGGTGGAAGAGGACCTCATCGATGCCGTCACGGGGCTCAGTGGCAGCGGGCCTGCCTATGCATTCATGGCTCTGGATGCATTGGCTGATGGTGGGGTGAAGATGGGTTTGCCACGGCGCCTGGCAGTCCGACTCGGGGCCCAGGCCTTGCTGGGAGCTGCCAAGATGCTGCTGGACTCAGAGCAGCATCCATGCCAGCTCAAGGACAATGTCTGCTCCCCTGGGGGAGCCACCATCCACGCCCTGCACTTTCTGGAGAGTGGGGGCTTCCGCTCTCTGCTCATCAATGCAGTTGAGGCCTCCTGTATCCGAACACGAGAGCTACAGTCCATGGCCGACCAAGAAAAGATCTCCCCAGCTGCCCTTAAGAAGACGCTCCTAGACAGAGTGAAGCTGGAATCCCCCACAGTCTCCACACTGACCCCCTCCAGCCCAGGGAAGCTCCTTACAAGAAGCCTGGCCCTGGGTGGCAAGAAGGACTAA